A genomic segment from Panthera tigris isolate Pti1 chromosome A1, P.tigris_Pti1_mat1.1, whole genome shotgun sequence encodes:
- the LOC102954473 gene encoding olfactory receptor 2T11-like: MEGENETLTTDFILSGLFPNMKYVSILIYIIILIYLAAVTGNIILFFLIWIDMRLHTPMYFLLSQLSFIDLALISSTVPKMMINFFSGRKDITRLACGIQIFFFFTLGGAECILLTLMAYDRYVAVCNPLRYVVIMNHRVCLQMTIVSWIGGILASTAHTFYTMNLPICGSREIHHFFCEMPAIMKISCKDTSTYELVVLVMGIAFIIVPFGLIMASYTFIFLAVLHIKSSHGRNKALATCSSHLTVVSFYLGPCVYMYMTPGFSHTPEQEQAVSVFCTVLTPMLNPLIYSLRNKDVVRAFQKVLRKHPVSKQNT; this comes from the coding sequence atggagggagaaaatgagacaTTAACAACAGATTTTATTCTCTCAGGACTCTTCCCCAATATGAAGTATGTCAGCATCCTTATCTACATTATCATCCTGATCTACCTTGCTGCAGTCACTGGGAATATCATTCTGTTCTTTCTCATATGGATAGACATGAGGCTCCACACTCCAATGTACTTTCTACTCAGCCAGCTGTCTTTCATAGATCTGGCCCTCATCAGCAGCACTGTTCCAAAGATGATGATAAACTTTTTCTCTGGAAGAAAAGACATCACACGTCTTGCCTGTGGAatccagatatttttcttctttactcttgGGGGTGCTGAATGCATCCTCTTGACCCTTATGGCTTATGACCGATATGTAGCTGTCTGTAACCCTTTGAGATACGTAGTCATTATGAACCACAGGGTCTGTCTGCAAATGACCATAGTGTCTTGGATTGGGGGCATATTAGCTTCCACAGCCCACACATTCTATACCATGAATCTACCTATCTGTGGTTCCAGAGAAATCCACCATTTCTTCTGTGAGATGCCAGCAATCATGAAGATCTCATGCAAAGACACTTCCACCTATGAGCTGGTGGTCTTAGTGATGGGCATTGCTTTTATCATTGTCCCTTTTGGACTTATCATGGCTTCCTACACTTTCATCTTCCTTGCTGTTCTTCATATAAAATCTTCCCATGGCAGGAACAAAGCCTTGGCCACGTGCTCATCTCATCTTACAGTGGTAAGTTTTTATCTAGGACCATGTGTTTATATGTACATGACACCGGGTTTCTCCCACACTCCTGAGCAAGAACAGGCTGTATCTGTATTTTGCACTGTCCTCACACCCATGCTAAATCCACTCATCTACAGCTTGAGAAACAAAGATGTGGTGAGGGCTTTTCAGAAAGTCCTGAGGAAGCATCCAGTCTCTAAACAGAACACATAA